One Spinacia oleracea cultivar Varoflay chromosome 4, BTI_SOV_V1, whole genome shotgun sequence DNA segment encodes these proteins:
- the LOC110788523 gene encoding probable L-type lectin-domain containing receptor kinase V.3, giving the protein MQSELNYVGQLHHPNLVKLFGYCLDGQDWFLVYAFLAKGRLENHLFGGVGSGAGSIVFISSVAGVTTYKYRYWPLKLTRNRACEWAKDNIRTNTVGPWYIRTSLVEHVTFTFTTTLRHRCYMLLSKYSNT; this is encoded by the exons ATGCAGTCAGAGTTAAACTATGTTGGCCAACTGCATCATCCTAATCTGGTGAAACTATTTGGATACTGCCTTGATGGCCAAGATTGGTTTCTGGTGTACGCGTTTTTGGCCAAAGGAAGACTAGAAAACCACTTGTTCGGAG GCGTAGGTTCTGGAGCTGGAAGTATTGTATTCATATCATCTGTTGCAggtgttacaacttacaagtatAGGTACTGGCCACTAAAG CTGACTAGAAACCGGGCATGTGAATGGGCAAAAGACAATATTAGGACCAACACTGTTGGACCTTGGTATATCAGAACCTCACTTGTGGAACAT GTCACTTTCACCTTCACTACAACTCTTAGGCATCGATGCTACATGCTTTTGAGCAAGTACAGCAACACATAG
- the LOC110788518 gene encoding uncharacterized protein, translating to MEPSTIYTNPTFKTFYDYVHIDEKWFYLKKANLKVYLAPGEEHPYRTAQSKNHIPKEPAKRSSKNRARGTPITYANQGVNKEVFREKLLTKMLPAIRQKWPADSAKTIIIQADNANPHIGAGDPQFLQEANIDGFTFIWQPQSPRSPDLNILDLGFFRSIQSLYEKKMPKDLDEMITDVEEAFDELHPKVLSNVWYSYQYVMQEIIKVKGGGNYVLPHVKKKQLEDAGNLSLQVQPDAQAVKESMQLLFPENEG from the exons ATGGAGCCATCCACTATATACACAAACCCAACCTTTAAGACTTTCTATGATTATGTTCACATAGACGAGAAGTGGTTTTACTTGAAGAAAGCAAATCTTAAAGTGTATTTAGCACCTGGTGAAGAACACCCATATAGAACTGCACAATCCAAAAATCACATTCCAAAAG AACCAGCAAAAAGGAGTTCTAAAAACAGAGCAAGAGGCACACCAATCACATATGCAAATCAAGGAGTGAATAAAGAAGTATTCAGGGAGAAATTACTGACAAAAATGTTGCCTGCTATAAGACAGAAATGGCCAGCGGACTCAGCAAAAACCATAATTATTCAGGCAGACAATGCAAACCCACATATTGGGGCTGGTGATCCACAATTTTTACAAGAGGCAAACATTGATGGATTCACTTTTATATGGCAACCACAGTCACCCCGAAGTCCTGACCTAAACATCTTAGATTTGGGGTTTTTTAGGTCGATCCAATCCTTGTATGAAAAAAAGATGCCTAAAGACCTTGATGAAATGATTACCGATGTTGAAGAAGCTTTTGATGAACTACACCCAAAAGTACTCAGCAATGTTTGGTATTCATATCAATATGTAATGCAAGAAATCATCAAGGTCAAAGGAGGAGGAAACTACGTGCTGCCCCATGTCAAGAAAAAACAATTAGAGGACGCCGGAAACTTGTCTCTCCAAGTACAACCCGATGCACAAGCAGTCAAAGAAAGCATGCAACTTTTGTTTCCAGAAAATGAAGGTTGA